One genomic region from Mytilus trossulus isolate FHL-02 chromosome 9, PNRI_Mtr1.1.1.hap1, whole genome shotgun sequence encodes:
- the LOC134684639 gene encoding uncharacterized protein LOC134684639, with translation MNQKLRSIRAGYRSAVSRLIKKFEDVQQEEDGTVDTEDLSNILDSLKRKQETLRKLDEDIVQELDDGDIETEIVEADEYAFNLEDEGKLPIRVLIVPEIAAPLKTYIRKAAKLSYLSEIKLAHPVTANDNFQVSVLVGADYYWSIIENHIIRGDGPTAVKSKIGYLLSGPLHGTPSYNDQPTSMMNVMTSRKTKECDLEKFWKLETLGIEQIDEKETGIKELREVYEKTCISYHDNRYFATLPWKEEHPPLPMNKEIAHRRTENVITRLKKEPHLLQQYGKIIGEQERRGFIEKIDEDTVTSNRVHYIPHHAVKKESSTTPIRIEFDCSCKPRPETPSLNDCLMDTPPDLNELTGILLRFRLNQFAVSTDIEKAFFNVGLEEKDRDVTRFFWFSDPTDSTSPLSVYRFKSVLFGATCSPFILNAVVQRHLNENTCEWTDVIQKDLYIDNIISSFPTESQLLQYFDTSRILFAKAGFNLRSWESNNKTLQDRATSKNIQDNDKLIKVLGLRWNTDKDTLTFAKQEYVEMENHLITKREILRQSSKIYDPLGIISPITVRSTMFMQTLWEKKTGLG, from the exons ATGAATCAGAAGCTACGCTCGATACGAGCTGGATATAGAAGTGCAGTTTCCAGACTAATAAAGAAATTTGAAGACGTTCAACAGGAAGAAGATGGAACCGTGGACACGGAGGATTTGTCAAACATATTGGATAGTCTGAAACGGAAGCAAGAAACATTACGCAAGTTAGATGAGGACATAGTACAGGAACTGGACGACGGAGATATTGAAACAGAGATCGTTGAAGCAGATGAGTATGCATTTAACTTAGAAG ACGAAGGAAAATTGCCGATCAGAGTATTGATCGTACCGGAAATCGCCGCACCACTCAAAACTTACATCCGCAAAGCTGCTAAATTGTCATATTTATCCGAGATAAAACTCGCACATCCAGTCACCGCGAACGACAATTTTCAAGTCTCAGTACTCGTAGGAGCCGACTACTATTGGTCAATTATAGAAAACCATATCATTAGAGGTGACGGACCTACTGCCGTGAAATCAAAAATAGGTTATTTACTGTCAGGACCACTTCACGGTACGCCAAGTTACAATGACCAGCCAACATCTATGATGAATGTAATGACATCAAGAAAGACAAAAGAATGCGACCTGGAGAAGTTTTGGAAGTTAGAAACACTTGGAATTGAGCAAATAGATGAGAAGGAAACAGGGATCAAGGAATTAAGAGAAGTATATGAGAAGACATGTATCAGTTACCATGACAACAGATATTTTGCTACATTGCCCTGGAAAGAAGAGCATCCACCATTACCAATGAACAAAGAGATAGCCCATCGAAGAACAGAAAACGTAATTACACGACTGAAGAAGGAACCGCATTTATTACAGCAATACGGAAAAATAATAGGTGAACAAGAAAGAAGAGGATTTATAGAGAAGATAGACGAAGACACAGTGACTAGTAACAGAGTGCACTACATACCGCATCATGCCGTCAAAAAAGAATCGTCAACTACACCTATTAGGATAGAGTTTGACTGTAGCTGTAAACCAAGACCAGAAACTCCTAGCTTAAACGACTGTTTAATGGATACACCACCTGATCTAAACGAGTTAACAGGTATTTTACTTAGATTTCGATTGAATCAATTTGCAGTTTCAACAGATATTGAAAAGGCGTTTTTTAATGTTGGATTAGAAGAGAAAGACCGTGATGTAACtagatttttttggttttccgATCCTACAGACTCTACAAGTCCGCTCTCAGTTTACCGATTCAAATCAGTCTTATTTGGAGCTACTTGTTctccatttattttaaatgccGTTGTTCAAAGGCACCTAAATGAAAATACATGTGAATGGACTGATGTTATACAGAAGGATCTATACATTGACAACATAATTTCAAGTTTTCCAACCGAGAGCCAATTACTACAATATTTTGACACATCTCGTATCTTATTTGCAAAAGCGGGATTTAATTTACGCTCTTGGGAATCAAACAACAAGACTTTACAAGATCGTGCAACGtcaaaaaatatacaagataaTGATAAACTAATCAAAGTATTAGGACTTAGATGGAATACAGACAAGGACACGCTTACTTTCGCAAAACAGGAGTACGTCGAAATGGAGAATCATTTGATAACAAAGCGTGAAATTCTGAGACAATCTTCAAAAATTTACGACCCTCTAGGAATAATAAGTCCGATAACAGTAAGGAGTACAATGTTCATGCAGACCTTATGGGAGAAAAAAACTGGATTGGGATGA
- the LOC134684637 gene encoding uncharacterized protein LOC134684637 has protein sequence MDAHNRLLHSGLESTVTSLRQFYWIPAIRQNVKTIIHKCVTCRKVTGRPYATPDPPPLPADRLRDSPPFTVTGVDFTGALSITTKNGVVGKAYICLFTCANTRAVHLEIIEDLTEETFILAFRRFSSRKSLPKIMISDNGTTYVASAKKIEFLTKSPSLNEQLNSYGTIWKFIPKSAPWYGGWWERLIGLTKNCIKKVLGKAFVSLRVLETIVTEVEAILNDRPLTYLSSDPTDNEPLTPSHLLYGRRKMTLPYTGTLDGNIEN, from the coding sequence ATGGATGCCCACAATAGACTACTTCACTCTGGATTAGAAAGTACTGTCACTTCGTTACGACAGTTTTACTGGATTCCAGCAATCCgacaaaatgtgaaaacaaTTATTCACAAATGTGTTACTTGCCGAAAGGTTACAGGAAGACCGTATGCCACTCCGGACCCGCCGCCTCTACCTGCAGACAGACTAAGAGATTCGCCGCCGTTTACTGTAACAGGCGTTGACTTTACTGGTGCATTGAGCATCACAACTAAAAATGGAGTTGTAGGAAAAGCGTACATTTGCCTATTTACTTGTGCGAATACAAGGGCCGTACACCTAGAAATTATAGAAGATCTTACagaagaaacatttattttagcgTTTCGGCGATTTAGTAGCAGGAAGTCGTTACCAAAAATCATGATATCAGATAATGGTACAACCTATGTAGCCTCGGCAAAGAAAATAGAGTTTCTGACCAAGTCACCGTCATTAAATGAACAATTAAATTCCTATGGAACAATATGGAAGTTTATACCGAAAAGTGCACCATGGTACGGTGGTTGGTGGGAAAGGTTAATAGGTTTgacaaaaaattgtataaaaaaagttttaggAAAGGCATTTGTGAGTTTACGTGTACTTGAAACTATCGTCACAGAAGTGGAAGCTATTCTTAATGATCGTCCGTTGACGTACCTATCATCAGATCCAACGGATAATGAACCATTGACACCCTCACATTTACTCTACGGAAGAAGAAAAATGACTTTGCCGTACACCGGAACTTTAGATggaaacattgaaaattaa